One window of Enterobacter sp. RHBSTW-00175 genomic DNA carries:
- the yejM gene encoding LPS biosynthesis-modulating metalloenzyme YejM gives MVTNRQRYREKVSQMVSWGHWFALFNILLAMVLGCRYLFVADWPTTLTGRIYSWMSVVGHFSFLVFATYLLILFPLTFIVMSQRLMRFLSAILATAGMTLLLIDSEVFTRFHLHLNPIVWELVINPDQNETARDWQLMFISVPVILLIEMLFATWSWQKLRSLTRRRHYAKPVAALFFVSFISSHIMYIWADANFYRPITMQRANLPLSYPMTARRFLEKHGLLDAQEYQRRLVEQGNPEAVTVQYPLSDLRYRDMGRGQNVLLITVDGLNYSRYEKQMPALAEFADKNVSFTQHMSSGNSTDAGIFGLFYGISAGYMDGVLSARVPAALITGLNQQGYQLGLFSSDGFNSSLYRQALLSDFSLPAAQSQSDEQTANQWVNWLQRYAQEDNRWFSWVAFNGTTLDDSNQKGFARRYSRAAGDVDAQIGRVLNALRESGKLDNTVVIITAGHGIPLGDETKSMVWSRPNLHVPLVIHWPGTPAQRINMLTDHKDVMTTLMQRLLHVSTPANEYSQGQDLFSATRRHNWVTAAGNNTLVVTTPELTLVLNSNGNYQTYNLQGEKLHDQKPQLSLLLQVLTDEKRFIAN, from the coding sequence ATGGTGACGAATCGTCAGCGCTACCGTGAAAAAGTCTCCCAGATGGTTAGCTGGGGGCACTGGTTTGCCCTGTTCAACATTTTGTTGGCCATGGTGCTTGGCTGCCGTTATCTGTTTGTGGCGGACTGGCCAACCACGCTGACCGGGCGCATCTATTCCTGGATGAGCGTTGTCGGCCACTTTAGTTTTCTGGTTTTCGCCACCTATCTGCTGATTCTGTTCCCGCTGACGTTTATCGTCATGTCGCAACGCCTGATGAGGTTCTTATCCGCCATCCTTGCGACGGCGGGCATGACGTTATTGCTTATCGACAGCGAAGTCTTTACCCGTTTCCACCTCCATCTCAACCCCATCGTCTGGGAACTGGTGATTAACCCGGACCAGAACGAAACCGCGCGTGACTGGCAGTTGATGTTTATCAGCGTGCCGGTGATCCTGCTGATTGAGATGCTGTTTGCCACCTGGAGCTGGCAAAAGCTCCGCAGTCTGACGCGGCGTCGTCATTACGCGAAGCCCGTTGCTGCGCTCTTTTTTGTCTCATTTATTAGTTCGCACATCATGTATATCTGGGCCGATGCGAACTTCTATCGCCCTATCACCATGCAGCGAGCTAACCTGCCGCTCTCTTATCCGATGACGGCACGTCGTTTCCTTGAAAAACACGGTCTGTTGGATGCGCAGGAGTATCAGCGTCGTCTGGTCGAGCAAGGCAACCCGGAAGCCGTCACCGTTCAGTATCCGCTGAGCGACCTGCGTTACCGGGATATGGGACGTGGTCAAAACGTACTGCTGATAACCGTTGATGGTCTGAACTACTCGCGTTACGAGAAGCAGATGCCTGCGCTCGCCGAGTTCGCTGATAAGAACGTGTCGTTCACGCAGCATATGAGTTCCGGTAACTCAACCGATGCCGGTATTTTTGGCTTGTTCTATGGTATTTCGGCCGGTTACATGGACGGCGTGCTTTCGGCGCGCGTTCCCGCGGCGCTCATTACCGGGCTTAACCAGCAGGGTTACCAGTTGGGGCTGTTCTCTTCGGATGGCTTTAACAGCTCGCTGTATCGCCAGGCACTGTTGTCTGATTTCTCACTGCCTGCTGCGCAGAGCCAGTCTGATGAACAGACCGCTAATCAGTGGGTGAACTGGCTTCAGCGTTATGCTCAGGAAGATAACCGCTGGTTCTCCTGGGTTGCGTTTAACGGCACCACACTTGATGACAGCAACCAGAAAGGCTTTGCACGCCGTTATAGCCGTGCGGCTGGCGACGTTGACGCACAAATTGGCCGGGTGCTGAACGCACTGCGTGAATCCGGCAAGCTGGATAACACCGTGGTCATTATTACCGCCGGACACGGTATCCCGCTGGGTGACGAAACGAAAAGTATGGTCTGGTCGCGCCCTAACTTGCATGTTCCGCTGGTCATCCACTGGCCGGGAACGCCAGCACAGCGCATCAATATGCTTACCGATCATAAAGACGTGATGACCACCCTGATGCAACGTCTGTTGCACGTAAGCACTCCGGCGAATGAGTACTCGCAAGGACAGGATCTGTTCAGCGCCACTCGCCGCCATAACTGGGTGACTGCTGCCGGGAATAATACGCTGGTGGTAACCACACCGGAACTGACGCTGGTGCTGAACAGTAATGGCAATTACCAGACGTATAATCTGCAAGGTGAAAAATTGCATGACCAGAAACCGCAGCTCAGCCTGCTTCTGCAAGTGCTGACGGATGAGAAGCGGTTCATTGCTAACTGA
- a CDS encoding tail fiber domain-containing protein, giving the protein MIYTTGTIAVSGNTLTGTGTNFTAAGSLIRNGCTVIALTSPAQVFQITAIGGATSLTVTPAASPAIPAGTKYSILLSDSLSVDGLAQDIAETFTMYQRYMSGFADVMNGTTDVTITINGVAVTVPGQKSLAKKGANSDITSLSGLTTALSVGQGGTGAKTAADARTNLGLGSTDTPFFASIELSAASPFLDFHYGSTTNDYSARLWASGTASLEVKGGTGGGTGILQVEGGYQCRSGTKGSYSASVFNMLWTSGAMRLYVDNSDVGAITVTSSDRELKENIVYQTDREKAADEVSRWQVALFDMKARGVLDKKPGQLGFIANDMKEVSPEVVKGTGLPSGVDLESDDLSGMYYLDPMAAIAKLTLTIQHMQGELVELKEMLNTQKP; this is encoded by the coding sequence ATGATTTACACAACAGGCACGATTGCAGTCAGCGGCAATACGCTTACCGGAACGGGTACAAACTTTACTGCTGCGGGCTCACTGATCCGCAACGGATGCACAGTTATCGCGCTGACCAGCCCCGCCCAGGTATTCCAGATTACTGCTATCGGCGGGGCAACCAGTCTCACCGTGACACCTGCGGCAAGCCCTGCAATCCCTGCCGGAACGAAGTATTCGATTTTGCTGAGCGACAGCCTGAGTGTGGATGGCCTGGCGCAGGACATTGCTGAAACCTTCACGATGTACCAGCGTTACATGAGCGGTTTCGCTGATGTAATGAACGGTACTACAGACGTCACCATCACGATTAACGGCGTGGCCGTCACTGTACCGGGTCAGAAATCGCTGGCGAAGAAGGGGGCTAACAGCGACATCACCAGCCTTTCCGGGCTGACTACCGCGCTCAGCGTTGGCCAGGGTGGCACCGGTGCGAAAACCGCCGCAGATGCTCGCACAAACCTTGGTTTAGGAAGCACTGACACCCCTTTCTTTGCGTCCATCGAATTATCGGCAGCTTCACCGTTCCTCGATTTTCATTACGGCTCTACCACTAACGATTACTCTGCGCGATTGTGGGCCTCAGGAACAGCCTCACTTGAAGTGAAAGGCGGCACAGGTGGTGGAACTGGCATACTTCAGGTTGAAGGCGGTTATCAGTGTCGTTCCGGGACAAAAGGCAGCTACAGTGCGAGCGTGTTTAACATGCTCTGGACCAGTGGGGCTATGCGTCTTTATGTAGACAACAGTGACGTTGGAGCCATCACCGTTACTTCATCGGACCGGGAGCTGAAAGAGAATATCGTCTATCAGACCGACCGGGAAAAGGCAGCAGATGAAGTAAGCAGATGGCAGGTTGCTCTCTTCGATATGAAAGCCAGGGGCGTTCTCGATAAGAAACCGGGGCAGCTCGGCTTCATCGCTAACGACATGAAGGAGGTCTCCCCAGAGGTTGTGAAAGGTACTGGCCTGCCTTCCGGGGTTGACCTCGAAAGCGATGATCTCTCCGGCATGTACTATCTTGACCCAATGGCAGCTATCGCAAAACTGACCCTGACTATCCAGCATATGCAGGGTGAGCTGGTAGAGTTGAAAGAGATGCTTAATACTCAGAAACCATAA
- a CDS encoding DinI family protein — protein MFVELVYDKRNFDGLPGARDIILGELSKRVHRIFPDADVRVKPMMTQPAINTDASKHEKEQISRVVQEMFEEADMWLEA, from the coding sequence ATGTTCGTAGAACTCGTTTATGACAAAAGAAATTTTGATGGTTTGCCTGGCGCCAGAGACATCATTCTTGGCGAATTAAGCAAAAGAGTGCACCGTATTTTTCCAGATGCTGATGTTCGGGTTAAACCGATGATGACTCAGCCGGCTATCAATACTGACGCCAGCAAACATGAAAAGGAGCAGATCAGCCGGGTCGTGCAGGAGATGTTTGAAGAAGCTGATATGTGGCTTGAGGCTTAA
- a CDS encoding YejL family protein → MPQHSRYSDEHVEQLLSELVNVLEKHKTPTDLSLMVLGNMVTNLINTSVAPAQRQAIARSFAQALQSSVSDDQAH, encoded by the coding sequence ATGCCACAACATTCCCGCTACAGTGACGAACACGTTGAACAACTGCTCAGTGAGCTGGTCAACGTACTGGAAAAACATAAAACGCCGACCGATCTTTCCCTGATGGTATTGGGAAATATGGTTACCAACCTTATCAATACCAGCGTTGCTCCGGCTCAGCGTCAGGCGATCGCCAGGTCTTTCGCCCAGGCTTTGCAGTCATCCGTTAGCGACGACCAGGCCCACTAA